From a region of the Magnetospirillum sp. WYHS-4 genome:
- a CDS encoding ATP-binding protein codes for EIKNPLTPIQLAAERLKRKYLKQITADPETFSTCTDTIIRQVGDIGRMVDEFSAFARMPQATLRPENLSDLCRQAVFLERNRHPEINYAVEIPDAAVRLRCDSRQIGQALTNLLKNAAESITGREAAGETLAPGTIRLSIEDGTPDLADRRIAVVIEDNGRGLPKEDRHRLTEPYVTTRAKGTGLGLAIVKKIMEDHNGSLLLDDRDGGGARVIMVFRPGDDEGAENKAGDGEIQDPMMVATSILPS; via the coding sequence GAGATCAAGAACCCCCTGACTCCCATCCAACTGGCCGCCGAACGCCTGAAGCGCAAGTACCTCAAGCAGATAACCGCCGACCCGGAAACCTTCTCCACCTGCACCGACACCATCATCCGCCAAGTGGGCGATATCGGCCGCATGGTGGACGAATTTTCCGCCTTTGCCCGCATGCCCCAAGCCACCCTGCGACCGGAGAATCTGTCCGACCTTTGCCGCCAAGCCGTATTCCTGGAACGTAATCGCCATCCGGAAATCAACTACGCGGTCGAGATTCCCGACGCGGCGGTGCGCCTGCGTTGCGACAGTCGCCAGATCGGCCAAGCCTTGACCAACCTGCTGAAGAATGCCGCCGAATCCATCACCGGGCGGGAAGCGGCGGGAGAGACGCTCGCGCCCGGCACCATTCGGCTGTCGATCGAGGACGGTACGCCGGACCTTGCGGACCGCAGGATCGCCGTGGTCATCGAAGACAACGGACGTGGGCTTCCCAAGGAAGACCGGCACCGGCTGACCGAGCCCTACGTCACCACCCGCGCCAAGGGGACGGGCCTGGGGCTTGCAATCGTCAAGAAAATCATGGAAGACCACAATGGTAGCTTACTTCTCGATGATCGAGACGGGGGTGGGGCGAGGGTCATCATGGTCTTCCGCCCCGGGGATGACGAGGGCGCGGAAAACAAGGCCGGCGACGGCGAAATCCAAGACCCCATGATGGTGGCGACGAGCATCCTTCCTTCCTGA